The region CCAACCAGTACCCGCCCCCGTCAGCGGTCGCGGCCATTCCGACAATCGGCCTGTTGAGCGGCCTTCCTGCCGCCGAGCCGTGGAACGCCGCGTCCCCGAAGCTGATGACGAAGCCGGTCGCGTCGACCAGCCAGTAGCCACCTCCGTCGGATGTCCCCGCCATGGCAGCTGGCCGCGGCACCCGCGGCGGCGGCCCGGGTGGCACCAGCACGACGGAAACGGGCCCCGATCCCAGGCTGCACTCGGTTCCGAAGCCCGACACCGAGCCGGTAGCCGAAACGAGGCGGTAGCCGGCATCGCTGACCGGGAGGGAGCGGGAGAAGAACGCCGCCGCCTGGGCGTTCTGCGCGACCCGGAGGGGATCGCTTCCGTCGGCGTTGACGACCCACACGTCCTGGGGCGGGTCCGGCCCCGGGCCGGCCTGCTGGTTGTAGGCCAGCATGGTCCCGTCGGGAGACCACAGGGGGCCGCCCGACCCCACAGTGTGCGACGTGGTCACGGCATGGGCGCCGGTGCCGTCGGCGTGGACCACCCAAACGTCGACGCCGGACGGCCCCGAGCGCTGGAACGCGATGCGCGAGCCGTCCGGGGACCAGGCCGGGAAGAAGTCCTCGCTGTCGGCCGGGTCGACCGGGGTGAGGCGGTGCTTTCCGGTCCCGTCGGCGTTGACCACCCATACGGCCGGCTGGGTGCTGATGCTGTAGGCGACGTGGCGGGCGTCGGGGGACCAGGCCGGGAACTCGGCGTCGAAGGTCGGATCGAGCACCCGGGCCCTACCCGTGGCGACGTCGACGATCTCGATCCCCCCGCCGCCGATGAGCAGGACGCGCTGGGAGCCGTCGGGCGCCCACTGTCCAGGGGTCGTGGCCGGCAGTCCCAGGGCACCGGTGCCGTCCGAACGCGCCGTCTCCAACTGCGTCGGGCCGGGCGGGGGGTCGGCACGGACGAAGGCGAGGCGGGATCCGTCCTTGGACCACGACGGTCCCGAGAACACGCCGTGGGCCGGGTTCGGGAACGCCACCCGGCAGCTGCCGTCGGCGGCGACGGTGTCCAGCCCAACGTCGCTGGAGGTGTTACCGGGAGACGCGGCCTCGGTGAAGGCCACCACGTCCCCGTCGTGCGACCACGCCGGCGAGCCGGAGCCGGCGTCGGTGCCGGGGACCTGCCGGGCCCGCGCGCCGTCCGCCGAGACCTCGAACACGCCGGCCGCCGCCGTGTACCCGACGACCTGGCCGGTGATCGCGGTCGATGCCGGCGAGGCCCCCGACGACGACCCGGTCTGCGCCGCCGCTCGTGCGGGCGAGCCCGAGGCGGCAGCCGAGACCAGCACCACGATCCCGACCCATCGGTGGTTCATGCCGGCCTCGCTGCGCCAGGAGGACCGCCGGCCGTGCCGCCGCTCAGGCGCCCATGGCGGGGCTGCGCCCCGTGGTGGCGTAGGACCAGGCGTCGGCGCCCGTTATCCGCCCGTTGACGAAGCGGTCCATGAACTCGTGCTCGTAGGGCTGGTCCCGGTGGGCCGCGAACTGCTCCTCGGTCTCCCAGCACTCGAAGAAGCGAAACCGGCCGGGGACGTCGAGGTCCTCGGCCCACCAGTAATCGACGCACCCGGGGTCCTCGCGGCTCCGGCGGCCGACCTCGGCCAGGCCGGCCCGAACCTCGTCCCGCTCCTCGGGTCGGTACTCGAGAAAGCCGCTGAGCAGGACCATGGAAGACCTCCCTTTCGACGGCGAACGGTAGGTCACGCCCCTCGGACCCGCGGCTCGCCTGGCGCTCGTCGGGGGCCCGGTGCGATCCTTGCCCCTCGACCAACGGGGCCAACAACGCTGGGGAGCGGGGATGCGCATTCGAGCATGGACGGCCGGCGCGGCCGTCATCGGCCTGGCCGCCGGCCTGACGGTCACGACCCACAGGGCCAACGCCAAGGCACCGACGCCGTACCCAGGGGGGCTCTGGCAGCCTCCTCCTCCCGCCTACGGGGTCCAGGCGGACAAGAACGTCACCGTGCGGATGGACGACGGTGCCGGCCTGGTTGCCGACGTCTACTACCCCGCCGATCCCGAGACGGGCCAGCGGGCGCCGGGTCGCTTCCCCGTGCTTCTGACCCAGACGCCGTACACCGGCTCGACCGGTCTGACCTCGGCCACCGGTAGCAGCGGGCCCGGGGACTACTTCGTCGAGCGCGGCTACATCTTCGTCTCGGCGGACGTCCGGGGCACGGGCCGCTCGGGCGGGAACGGCGGCTTCTTCAGCCCCCGGGACGCCCGGGACGGGGTCGATCTGGTCGACTGGGTGGCCCACCACCTGGCGGGTTCGAACGGGGTGGTCGGCCTGACCGGCTGCTCCTACCTGGGCCAGACCCAGCTCTACACGGCGGCGCTGCTCGGGCCGCGCTCACCCGTCAAGGCCATGGTCCCGGCCTGCGTCTCAGGTGACGTGTACCGCGACACGTACCTGGAGAACGGGATCCCCTCGCCGGCCTGGGACGGGGCGGGGCTGGCGGCCGGGGCGCTCCTGGGCCCGACCATCGAGGCCGACATGGTCCCGCAGTACCTCGCCTCGCAGACCGACGACGCCTCCGGTCAGGCCGGTGAGACCGCCTACGACAAGACCTTCTGGCTGGAGCGGGACCACATAGCCCAGGCCCGAGCCGTGGCCGCATCAGGGATCCCGGCTCTCATGTGGGACGGCTGGGTCGAGCCCGGCTTCGGCGCCCAGGAGCTGTGGGCGGCGCTGGAGAATGCGGCCCTGGGGCGCTCCCCGTACGCGCCGCTCCTCCCGGGCCAGTCGGTGACGGGCCGCTACCAGCTGATCGTCGGCAACTGGACCCACGGCGGAGGCCTCGACAACGGGATCATGCTCGAGTGGTACGACACCTGGCTCAAGGGCCGGCGCACCGGCATTCCCACCGCTACGCGCACACCCGTCCACCTCCAGGAGCTCGGTACGTCCTCGCCGCGGTGGGTGAACGTCGCCTCCTACCCCCTCACCAACCAGTACCGGCCGTACTACCTCGACGCTGGTGGCACCCTGGGTTCCTCGTCCCCGTCCCCTCCCGGTTCCGACCCGCTGGTGTGGGCCCAGCCGACGGTCGCAGGGAGCACGATCACCTTCACGAGCGGGTCCCTCACCAACGGTGCCCTGTTGGCCGGGCCGTCCGCCCTGAAGGTGTGGGCGGCATCGGACACCACTGAGCTGCAGCTCATGGCCGACCTCTACGACCTGGCTCCCGACGGGACGGCTACCGCCATCACCCACGGCGGCATGCTCGGCAGCCTCCACGCCCTCGACCCGTCACGGTCGTGGGCCGACGCCGCCGGGCTGCCGGTCCGTCCGTTCCTGTCGCTCCAGCGCGACACCTACATCCCCGCGGGCGCCGTCACCGAGTACCAGGTGCCGCTCTACCCGAAGTTGTGGGAGCTGGCTCCCGGGCACCGCCTGCAGCTGCGGCTGTCCACGCAGGCCGACGAGCGGGACTGCATGACCGCCATGGAGAGGATCGTCTGGCCCGTGCTGGGCTGCAAGCCCCGACCCGCCATCGTGTCCCGGCTGGCCGGCGGCGCCTACACGCTCGAAGCCGGCGGACGGTACCCCTCGGTCCTGAGCCTGCCCCTGCTGCCGTACGGGTCCCTTCCGGCGGCTCGCTCAGGGGTCACACCGACGAGCGCGGGCGTGGTCCTGCCCCAGCAGTGGTGAGCCGCACCTATCCGAGGCAGGACCCGAGCAGCTCGGCATAGACCTCTCCGGGATCGAAGGCGATCCGGCGGCTCCGGAACCACCCCGCCACCGTCTCCACGTCCCGGAACAGGAGCTGGAGGGCGTCGGGGTGGGATGCGATCTCGACGCACTGGGGCAGGTCGATGATCCACGTCCGCCCCTCCCACCACAGCAGGTTGTAGGCGGACAGGTCCCCGTGCACGAAGCCGGCCGCCACCATCCGGTGCAGATCGGCCACCAGCTGCCGGGCCGCCTCGACCGCCTCCTCCCCGCCGAGGCGCGCCTGGGCCAGGCGGGGCGCGGCCTGGTCGCCGTCGCCCACGTACTGCATCAGGAGCCCGTCGGCGGTCCGCTCGACGGGAAGCGGGACGTTGACGCCCGCCGTCCACAGCCGCTCGAGCGTGGCGAACTCGTGGTCGGGCCACTGGCGGGCGAGGAGCCGGCGCCCGTAGGTGGTCATCTTGGTGGCGGCTCGCTGGTCGCGCGTGTTCGGGAACCGTCGGGTCTGGCGGTAGGCGTGGTCGTTGACGAACCGGCTCGACCCCTCGAAGCCGAGCGTCTCCAGCTGGCCCCTGCTCGCCTCCCGGGGGCGGTACCGCTTGTGGGCCAGGACGCAGGACCGTCCGTCACTGGCGATCCGCTCCACGAGGAAGACCTCGGCCTCCTTGCCGGCTTTCAGCCGTCCCAGGTCGAAGTCCTCGTAGTCGTCGGGATGAGTGATGAGCCATGCGGGCCGCGGACGACCGGCGCGGCCGGGCTCGAAGTCCTCGAGCAATCTGTTCTCCTCGGTCTGGTTGCGGGGACCCGGGGGAAACCAACCCCTTCCCGCTCACCGAGGAGACGTCAGACGCGTGGATCGGCCCGGCGGACGCGGGAGAAGGGGCGGCGTGCGACACTCGTCATCACGGGCGGCCTCCCTTCGCCGGGCTACGTAGATCCTCCCTCGGAAGGAGCCGGAGGGCAATCGATTTCCGGTCACCGCCAGGACCGGCGGGGCCGGCCCCTACGATGCCGCCAACCCGAAGGGAGAGCGCCCGATGAGATTCGGACTGTTCCTGATGCCCGAGCCGTTCCCGTGGTCCAACTGGACGCTCTCCTACGACCTCAAGCTCGAGGAGATCGTCCGGGCCGAGTGTCTCGGATACGACGAGGTCTGGGTCGGCGAGCACCACACCGGCGCCTACGAGAACATCCCGGCGCCGGAGATCTTCCTGGCCAAGGCGTCCGCACTGACCCACCGGATCGGGCTCGGGACGGGGACCATCAACCTTCCCTACCACGACCCGTTCCACGTGGCCGAG is a window of Acidimicrobiales bacterium DNA encoding:
- a CDS encoding putative quinol monooxygenase, with product MVLLSGFLEYRPEERDEVRAGLAEVGRRSREDPGCVDYWWAEDLDVPGRFRFFECWETEEQFAAHRDQPYEHEFMDRFVNGRITGADAWSYATTGRSPAMGA
- a CDS encoding RIO1 family regulatory kinase/ATPase gives rise to the protein MLEDFEPGRAGRPRPAWLITHPDDYEDFDLGRLKAGKEAEVFLVERIASDGRSCVLAHKRYRPREASRGQLETLGFEGSSRFVNDHAYRQTRRFPNTRDQRAATKMTTYGRRLLARQWPDHEFATLERLWTAGVNVPLPVERTADGLLMQYVGDGDQAAPRLAQARLGGEEAVEAARQLVADLHRMVAAGFVHGDLSAYNLLWWEGRTWIIDLPQCVEIASHPDALQLLFRDVETVAGWFRSRRIAFDPGEVYAELLGSCLG
- a CDS encoding CocE/NonD family hydrolase, translating into MRIRAWTAGAAVIGLAAGLTVTTHRANAKAPTPYPGGLWQPPPPAYGVQADKNVTVRMDDGAGLVADVYYPADPETGQRAPGRFPVLLTQTPYTGSTGLTSATGSSGPGDYFVERGYIFVSADVRGTGRSGGNGGFFSPRDARDGVDLVDWVAHHLAGSNGVVGLTGCSYLGQTQLYTAALLGPRSPVKAMVPACVSGDVYRDTYLENGIPSPAWDGAGLAAGALLGPTIEADMVPQYLASQTDDASGQAGETAYDKTFWLERDHIAQARAVAASGIPALMWDGWVEPGFGAQELWAALENAALGRSPYAPLLPGQSVTGRYQLIVGNWTHGGGLDNGIMLEWYDTWLKGRRTGIPTATRTPVHLQELGTSSPRWVNVASYPLTNQYRPYYLDAGGTLGSSSPSPPGSDPLVWAQPTVAGSTITFTSGSLTNGALLAGPSALKVWAASDTTELQLMADLYDLAPDGTATAITHGGMLGSLHALDPSRSWADAAGLPVRPFLSLQRDTYIPAGAVTEYQVPLYPKLWELAPGHRLQLRLSTQADERDCMTAMERIVWPVLGCKPRPAIVSRLAGGAYTLEAGGRYPSVLSLPLLPYGSLPAARSGVTPTSAGVVLPQQW